One Aphelocoma coerulescens isolate FSJ_1873_10779 chromosome 5, UR_Acoe_1.0, whole genome shotgun sequence DNA segment encodes these proteins:
- the PROX2 gene encoding prospero homeobox protein 2 → MANRKTIRAVSVGDGREGGWTPALDLTSWMSICIFRSRSQLVGCLRPPHSLFKGPERSGGTRWRCLRRNRAPRPRELPAARLLVLAQPPSAATHPCALGTLLFHTASRLKHHTSAKPPSLSRQEEDMMDSRTGFEQDRDCATSGRGDGLKLEPCFQTDSLLPSSNASLIPQLLSHTMTGRNLDPTILFPSSQAVALPHDYKCGACPGEEAQASAFPRTCAPGPVPCAGDRDQLSNQHPRDQLSDQHVRAKRARVESIIQGMSVPPTPQAFDTNLEAAFRHERERGTEMPQESKRKPRVPQQGVGAVGRVAPTGGSSHAKGCQQLKEQLCFLEQQLRWLQEKFYQVCDSEDAAQTQEDTEKVQPLPGKPKDRLNKDSATATSNPRKAPLRGSVLEVHGLEEAEDRGDTGGLPLAVSVLSQALKHELAVVTSQVVDSVLKTVWPKADSHSQKQHHSLLMLGPDARREYSAGGKCRKPLAKPSPMNAPGSLGSPQAGVLTGALGKSLGSYAGSFSSRGVRKSSRIPTMGYSLGSATPVQDSQLLSQLLGYGQHSLWGSDSRESPSLERGCPEPLNLHWGTVKLRSSTVRQQQHHPLPLSPANMESLALLPAGRDGCSELPAANDGVPFASTHMQEALTPGHLKKAKLMFFFTRYPSSTLLKTYFLDVQFSRCITSQLIKWFSNFREFYYIQVEKFARQALLEGVVDACTLQVSRDSELFRALNMHYNKGNDFEVPGRFLEVASLTLQEFFSAVRAGKDADPSWKKPIYKIISKLDSDIPEGFKAAGCSQELLHS, encoded by the exons atggcaaacaggaaaaccatAA GGGCTGTAAGTGTGGGAGACGGCAGGGAAGGTGGCTGGACGCCGGCGTTGGACCTGACCTCCTGGATGTCCATCTGCATATTCAGAAGTCGTTCCCAGCTGGTTGGCTGCCTCCGGCCTCCCCACTCCCTCTTTAAAGGCCCTGAGCGCAGCGGGGGGACGCGCTGGCGCTGCCTCCGCCGCAACCGCGCTCCCCGGCCCCGGGAGCTGCCGGCGGCTCG CCTGCTTGTGCTGGCCCAGCCCCCAAGTGCTGccacccatccctgtgccctggggaCTCTGCtg TTCCACACTGCTAGCAGGCTGAAACATCACACATCAGCGAAGCCTCCCAGTCTGTCCAGGCAGGAAGAAGATATGATGGACAGCAGGACTGGCTTTGAGCAGGACAGAGACTGTGCCACTTCAGGGCGTGGTGACGGGCTGAAACTGGAGCCCTGTTTCCAGACTGACTCTCTCTTGCCTTCCTCCAATGCATCCCTGATACCACAGCTCCTCAGCCACACAATGACTGGCAGGAACCTGGATCCCACcatccttttcccttcctctcagGCAGTGGCCCTGCCTCATGACTACAAATGCGGTGCATGTCCTGGAGAAGAAGCGCAAGCCTCAGCTTTCCCCAGGACCTGTGCCCCGGGTCCCGTGCCCTGTGCTGGTGATCGGGACCAGCTCTCCAACCAGCACCCACGGGACCAGCTCTCCGACCAGCACGTACGAGCCAAGCGGGCCAGGGTGGAGAGCATCATCCAGGGCATGAGCGTCCCACCAACCCCGCAGGCATTTGACACGAACCTGGAGGCAGCTTTTAGGcatgagagggaaaggggtaCTGAGATGCCCCAGGAGAGCAAGAGGAAGCCAAGGGTGCCCCAGCAGGGCGTGGGGGCAGTTGGACGAGTGGCTCCCACAGGGGGCAGCTCCCATGCTAAGGGTTGCCAGCAGCtgaaagagcagctctgctttttagagcagcagctgaggtggCTTCAGGAGAAGTTCTACCAGGTCTGTGACTCTGAGGATGCTGCCCAAACCCAGGAAGATACTGAGAAAGTGCAGCCGCTGCCTGGAAAGCCTAAAGACAGACTGAACAAGGACAGTGCCACTGCCACCAGCAACCCACGCAAAGCACCTCTCAGGGGGAGCGTCCTGGAGGTGCATGGgctggaggaggctgaggacagaggtgacacaggtggCCTGCCCTTGGCAGTGAGCGTCCTCTCACAGGCACTGAAGCACGAGCTGGCTGTGGTGACGTCCCAGGTAGTGGATTCTGTCCTGAAGACTGTCTGGCCGAAGGCAGACAGCCACAGCCAGAAGCAGCACCACAGCCTTCTGATGCTGGGGCCAGATGCCAGGAGAGAGTATTCTGCTGGTGGGAAATGCAGAAAACCACTTGCTAAGCCATCTCCCATGAATGCACCAGGCTCGCTGGGGTCACCCCAGGCTGGGGTCCTGACAGGTGCTTTGGGGAAGAGCCTGGGCTCTTATGCTGGCTCCTTCAGTTCAAGGGGGGTCAGAAAATCCTCTCGGATACCCACTATGGGTTATTCACTGGGCTCAGCCACCCCTGTCCAGGACAGCCAGCTGCTGAGCCAGCTGTTGGGATATGGCCAGCACAGCCTCTGGGGCAGTGACTCTCGTGAGAGCCCATCTCTGGAGAGGGGCTGTCCAGAGCCCCTCAACTTGCACTGGGGAACTGTTAAACTGAGGTCATCGACTgtgagacagcagcagcaccatccCCTGCCCCTGAGCCCTGCCAACATGGAGAGCCTGGCACTACTGCCAGCTGGCAGAGATGGCTGCAGTGAGCTACCAGCTGCAAATGATGGAGTGCCCTTTGCCTCAACCCAT ATGCAGGAGGCACTGACCCCCGGGCACCTGAAGAAGGCCAAGCTGATGTTTTTCTTCACCCGCTACCCCAGCTCCACTCTGCTGAAGACCTACTTCCTCGACGTGCAG TTCAGCCGCTGCATCACCTCCCAGCTCATCAAGTGGTTCAGCAACTTCCGTGAGTTTTACTACATCCAGGTGGAGAAATTTGCCCGGCAGGCCCTGCTGGAGGGTGTTGTGGATGCTTGCACTCTCCAGGTCTCCCGGGACTCTGAGCTCTTCCGTGCCCTCAACATGCACTATAACAAGGGGAATGACTTCGAG GTGCCAGGGCGGTTCCTGGAGGTGGCCAGCCTGACACTGCAGGAGTTCTTCAGCGCTGTCAGGGCAGGCAAGGATGCCGACCCCTCCTGGAAGAAACCCATTTACAAAATCATTTCCAAACTGGACAGTGACATCCCAGAAGGGTTCAAAgctgctggctgctcccaggaactgctccacaGCTGA